The Montipora foliosa isolate CH-2021 chromosome 1, ASM3666993v2, whole genome shotgun sequence DNA segment CTTTTACAAATATATTTGACAATGCTTGTTGTATGAGGTCTTCTATAAATACACTATACAGGAAGAGCCTGCGCTATTAACTTAGTGCGCTTCTGGATTAATAAAACATCAATGAAAATGAAACCAACACGGACAACCAACAAAAACCTGCGTGTATTTTCCAATTGAATGCAGTACACTGAGCTTTGGAGGTTAAGGCTCTAATCCATCCGTCGTGCGTCTGCGACGATGCAGGAATGAAAAAACACGTCATCAGTCCTTAATCCTACGGCGAATCGTGTATGACAGCACACGAATGTTTCTTCAGCCGCTCAGTGGTTACGTCGCCACAGGGATTTGAAAGTCGCCTCGCCCAGAATGCTTTTGTTTTTATGACATGTACTCGAGGcatcaaatttttttaaagatggcATATTAATAAACCTTTGCCAAACAAGCTAAAATACCAATTGGGTCTACTCctacaatctcagacaaaaatcTACGGGACACTTTACGCTGTATCGTAGATCACCCCATCCCCGTATTCACTGTTTCAAAGAATATGGTGTTTTTCCAGGAATCCCGGAACTTTTCGGGCGATCAACATTGACacaagtggggggggggggggggggggggttctaaGAAGCTTTGATGCCAAGATCTTTTTGTCGGGGATGGTAGTTAAAAGCCGGAAAATGTCACTCATTTCCTTCTTTAAGGTCTCATGTCTAACTTTTGACGGTCTGATCTCATTAATAGATTAAAGTTTCATAGAATTCCCAGATGTGTGAGACTTCCAGCCCAGGATTCCAATTCCACTCAGAACTACGATTCGGTGTAAATAGTCATTGGCTCGTTCTACTTTCCAAACAATGTCATTCGTTCTTCTTTCCATATACGGCTCCCAGTTTCATGTATAGATTCTGCCGCATGGCGCTGTTTTGCAGTTTACTGTATGTGATAGACGTTAATTAGAACACAATTACTTGTTTGATTTGAATGATCCTTCCCTCGTAGAGCTCTGAAGTTCAGTTTCCTCGGCTTCCTCCTCTTTTCCCTTTTTCTGCAGAATTGCTCCCGAATAAATATCGTGTTTAAGTGTAACTCGCAGTTGGACAGCAGTGGAGGCAGTAGCCAGGCGAGAAACATATGGCTTGTTCAGTTTTCTCGAGGTTAAAATCAAAGCGGCTTTTCTAAATTCCGGGATTCTTATAGAATAGACGACAGGATTAGCAAAAGAGTTGCTAAAGTTGACTAAATTAACAAAGAGTATAATATTGCGGTTTACCGGAATGTAAACAGAGAGAATGTTTACTGTAATCATGGGAAGCCAAGATAGAAGGACAAATAGCATTACAATCGACAACGTCTTCGTTGGCCGCTCTTTGTGGGATCGGCACAGAAGCTTTCTTCCGTTCTTGTAGTTTTTCCAAATTCCGACATAGCAACCTGTTATGATAAGAGTTATAGTACAAGCGTATGACATCCAAATGTAAATACTGAACTTAAATGAAATTTGCGAGAAGTGGATAACCACTGCTGAAATCACCGTGGAAAAAATCCACACCAGAACTATTGAAAAGTAATATGCTCGTCTTCTTGCCATCGACCGATGTTTCAAAGGCCAGCCTGTTGCAAAAAACCTTTCCCCGGCGATGAAAGCTGCTGTAATTATTGAGGCCTGCGCACAAACTGTGTCCACAACTCGATAAAGCATTTCTAAAAAGTCATTCCCATTATCTCTCCAAAGCTGATAGTCACTGCCGACATGATATATGTAAATTGGGAGAGCGACAGCTCCTAGCACCAAATCTGCAAACGCTATGTTTATAACCAACAGGAAACTCTTCTTACGAAGCTTCTTGTTCAAAGCAAAGACGACTAAGGTGAGAGCGTTTCCTATAACGATAACAAGCGATAGCAAAGCAAATGAAGCACACCATATCACGCCATCCGTTCGTCTGAACGCAGTCGCTATCAAAGTCGAATTAGCTGAATTTTCATCTTCATCGTTCGCCATCATGATATCAAGGTTGAGTGGGATGAGAAGAAGGAAATTCAAGATTAGATAGCACTACACGTCTTTATTAATGTAAAGACGGCATTTATGTGGTTAAAAAGCTGTGAATCATTTAAAATTGAATTAACTATTGATAGCCCAGTAAATGGACTACAATTGTAGATTCAAAAACCTCACTGTGacgttttatttttgtttcaataaaatcaataatatcaTTGAAGGCTGAAAACCTTATAAATGAAAGCgaatatttttatcttttttttttattagtccACCTGATATCCACCCGCAGTCGGGGTAGTTTTggtgattaaaaaatattttcttatcTTTGTGATAGCTAACCGAGCAAGTTATCGTTATCTTCCTCTTAAATAGGCCAAATTAATCCTCCAACACACCAAATAACAGCAGGTTTATAGTACTAACAGTGGACTTTGACTGTTTTTAAATTGCAGTCTACCTTGGCCTGGCCTTGACCTCGATACAGATAACCGCAAGTTGATGTAGTGTCTTCTAAGTTGTCTAGATAGTACAGGTAGTATATGGTGTTTTACTGAAAGGACAGTATGACTGTCTTTAGGTCAAAATTAACTTCAAACTGCGTGGAAAGCACTATTCATTTGTGGGGTACATACTAAAACGCTATATTCATAGCACTGAGTGAATGTAAGGCATAACATGCATAACAAACTAGTTGCCAGCAGCAGCTTTGCAAATGTTTCCGAAGACGAAATATAAGAAATTAGTGAAAGTTCGCATTAGCTTGATTGGCTTGCGCGGAGGTGAATACCAAGTATCAGTATATATTAAAACAGCAGATAGCGTTGAAGACACCCTCTGGTTGGCTACTCAAACACACCTCCGAACAACTCGCTCGGGATTTGCGCCCTAGAATATTGTGATCGTTGCAAGAATATATCAGTTAAAATCATCCTTTTGTTCTATTTATTACCTCACTGTTTTAGAATATACTAAACAATTATTTACCTTAGTGTCGGTGGCTGGTGGTGGGTATTTACCgggcggcgaggtaaatatcaaCCACAAGCCACCGTACCGGACACTGAAGTGTATAGTTATTGAGCGAacggagaaaaacaaaatggtttCCCGTTTCGCTTCGTTTCgcttttaattaaaataaaggCATTTCCTAAATCGACGGAAAATGCAACGGAGTATGGAGTTAAACGTTTTAAGGGTAAGTCAGCTTGTTTagttggatttttttttctaaatttgtaGCTTTTCAACATTTAGAGTATCGATAacaacggttttttttttttttttacaacaagaCGCTCTTTAAAGCGTTTACTATAGGAATACCACGTTgcgcagaagtagggtgatacattttggaagagTTAGAAACAAACTGCAAGGATTGAATAGATTAAAGCAATGttcaaatttgctaagtacgaaacaaaagaagtaaatgtttctgcagccaaTTGAAATCTGGAGGGCTCATGACAACGGATGACATATTGGTGGACATAGCTTAATAAATAGTATGATAAaataccgttgacaaccacgaaattgagaaatggctcaaattgcgtcggatctggaaaataatcacacaggaaggaagctacccacaatAAGGCAATGACAATGGCAACGGCTATGGCATTTGATCCATAAGCGATTCGGAACTTCCAaacaaagacatacagtaatgGTATCCCTGGAATCCACTATTACTATGAACATTTCCAGTGTAGCTCTACTGTAAGAAACTTGGTAGATAGTATGCTTTATTatcaaaattaaattaaacccACCCAACTTTGCAAGTACACACGGCTTCTGATATCTTGTTGTCGTTGATTTCTAGATGCAATTTGTGCGGATCTTCGTTTTTTCTCATTGATCGCCAGCATTTCGCATCAAATTAAAAAAGACTTACCAGCTGATTCATTGACATCCTTGGATATAACTGATTACCAACATCTATTATTTGTATCAAATCATTAGTTGTTGTGGCATATTAAAGAActcagctcatcgaaacacacTGTTGTCCAGCATTTTGACCAAATACTGTGACATTGCCTTGGCTGCAAGATGCTCTTATAGTTTTACCGGGGTTCACCATGGGACCAGGGTTCTTCTCTACACTGGCACTTAGTTTAAACATAACAATAATTAACTCCATGGTTATCACTCTTGAAAAGTGACGAAGGCAAACACGTATAAACAAAGTAcactattttttaaatttctgcacTCTTTAAATCTTCTTCGATGCCACTTCGATTTAATTGAATTTAACATTGCGATGAATTTTAGACGATACTGGTGTATTTTTCCGCATTTTATAAAAGACAAACGCTTTCAACTTTGGCTTATAAAGCTTTTTAGTCTTTTTCACTGGTATTTTACTTATGGTTCACGATCCCGTCTGGAGACAGCCTTCGAATAAATTCTTATTGTTGTGTAAACAAACATCTCATAACAAGACCTGATTATATGTTTCTTCATTAAGTTTATTGGGACCGTTGAATAATTATGTACACCTGAATGTAACTGTTTTACTTCAGGGAGCATAATATATAGTCTTCAAATGAATTAGACACCGTTTCTGagagtgattttacttgaccCGTGAAACAGTGAATAATAGTTATTGTGTAACACTACCTCCTAATTAGAcctattgtttttctgttacACAGACTATTTACACGAAAACACCCCACGATCTTTTGTAAAAATTTCTGACGTTTAGTCTAATAAACGaagaaaagtaataataataataataataataataataataataataataataataataataataataataactttatttctatagcgGTATATACAAAAGCTCTATATCGCTTTACAAACTAATTAATATCTAACAGAAGCACTAAAAACAAAgatcaattaaaaacaaatctaAAAAGATAACTTTTCAATCTGGATTTAAAGACATCGACTGACCGACTTAATTTAATGTCCAAGGGAATTTCATTCCAGTGTTTTGGGGCAGCAACCGAAAAGGCCCTGTCCCCATAGCTCTTCAGGCGCACCTTCGGTACTTCTAATAAGTGTTTACCAGCTGACCTAAGATTTCTTGTAGGGTTGTATGGGACTATAAGTTGACTTAGATACGGAGGCGCCAGATTATTGAGAGCTTTAAAGGTTAACAATAATACTTTAAAGCTAATTCGCTGCTCAATGGGTAACCAGTGTAGCTCCTTAAGAACGGGGCAAATGTGCGCAGCCCTAGGTTGCCCAGCTACAAGGCGTGCAGCGCAGTTTTGAACGCGCTGGAGCTTCTGAATCATATACTTCGGTGGCCCAAGTAGCAACGAGTTACAATTGTCAAGTCGACAGGTAACATAAGCATGGACGAGGGTCTTTGTGCTCTCAGAAGTCAGATACATTCTAATCTTCGCGATATtccaaagatgaaataaagcagATTTACAAACGGAATTCACATGCTTATCCAGAGACAAGGTCTCATCGAGAACTACTCCTATGTTTCAAGCTTTGTCAGACTGATTTACACGATGATCGCCGAACAGGATACTATCTAAAGATGGGCGTGGCCGATACTTTGAACTGATAACGAGCAGTTCCGTCTTGTCCCTATTCAATTTAAGTTTGTTACAAGACATCCAGCGGTCGATATCTCCAACACAGGATTCAACCTGAGCGACAGAATAAGTTTGATCATCCCCACTGAGAGAATTGAAAGACAAATACAActgagtgtcatcagcatagaaaTGATAGCCCATGTTGTACTGCCTGACAATATCCCCCAATGGGGAGGTATAGAGCAGATATAACATCGGTCCGAGTACGGAACCCTGTGGTACCCCGCACGACAGCGGACGCGTGACAGACCGCGCGCCACGAATGCTCACAAAATGAGTTCTGTCGCTTAAGTATGATTTAAACCAAGCCAGAGCTAGATCGCAAAGACCGAAGCGGTTTGCTAATCTCTCAATCAGTATAGTGTGATGAACCGTATCGAAAGCGGCCGAAAGATCTAATAAATGTAAAATAACAGTCCTATTTCCATCAACGTCTAGGACAAtatcattaaaaactttaactAAAGCTGTTTCGGTACTATGAAATTGTTTATATGCAGATTGTAGTATTCCATCGAGCCCACTACTAGAAATGTGAGTAATCAGCTGGGATGCCACCACCTTTTCAATACGTGTAGACATGAACATAAGATTAGAAATAGGACGAAAATTCGAAAGAGCTTCAACATCAAGCGCGGGCTTTTTGAGAAGAGGATTCAACAATGCAAGCTTAAAACAGTCTGGGAAAACAGCTAAATTTCAAGACTGATTTACAATTTGAGTCATAACAGGCAAAAGTACTGATGTACACTGCTTCAAAACAGAAGCAGGGACGGGATCAAGAGGACAGGACTTGATGGTCATCTTACTAAGTAATTCCGAGACATCAGACAATGTTACAGACATGAAACATGGCAAGGCACACTGATGGACAATGGCATCAGACTCCACAACAATATCAGATGTGGAATCAAGTGAGTTTAGCAGAACTGTAATCTTCTCACCGAAGAAGTCAATGAACTTGTTGGCGAGATCACCATCAGAAGCACACCCCGAAGGATATTCCGCGGGCACACCCTTGCGGAGGAGGTTATTTCAAAGTATTACAATAACTGTCGTATAATTTATCTCTTCAGTTGTGTCATTATTGTGTGTTCTGTTTTTGTGTCAGTTTTTTCATCCTCGATCTTGTACACACCATGTGATAGGGGCTTTTACGCACATACAGCGTGTAATATTCccctttattatatggctctgtctcacaaggactaggaactaccaaattgacgaatttgattggctgaaatcgatattgaccgcggtctagattttcccatctagaccggcatctagaccggtaatgttttgcggtgaaaagatgcaaactaaaatgcaaaattattgagtattttcttctaccaatatttatttatggaagtgccaaacagcatgatgacaaaagagaggatgacgagcaaactttgacagaattaagttcagctcatcgccattcatccccgttcgcaagcaaaatgtcagttagtacaaaccatgccagttacattaaacgaattaaattgttcttgtttgccatttgccatataataaacatcttattaaccgagcttagtcagtctgtatgggagaatcttgacctcggtcgtgtgtacagacctcactgcgttcggtctgtactcacgacctcggtcaagattctcccatacagacctccttctcggttaataagagctaaatataTTTCACGGGTCAAGTAAAATCATTCGAACATCGCACATGTTTACAGTACATATATTTATACTATCCATGCGATAGTTGTTATTATAATGACACTACTGAAAACAACTAATTACAAGAAATACAAAGATTATCATAATACGGATTCCGGTAAATTACTTGTAGgagctctaaacaaacttctgaaaacacaagatagtgatatttctccctaattttacgagaactcattgcgattacgtgtttataatataagggcaaaatttcaCTGTCGAGGCaaacatcgaaaaacagttgggcaaacgATTAAAAGAGCACTTGTtcactcgcattttagagcaaaacaaacaaaaaaatcaactagttatgtccaaaagagtacatgtaattgttatttaattccagttgacaagaaaaattcgagtttcctttctgaacaaaagaaaaaccgattaaaccactttttaaaaatagtacgcatccacttgaaataatgcatccgtaaaaataacaaactgttTAGTGCCCAacaaaagaatttgtggagtaacttcttccacttaGTATGAGCTATTAATGGTATTCTGcattgtcgttgtcgttctctttcgttCTCCTTtggtttctgttctagacataggtcctccaggcatcatgcaaccttatcagagcttccaaagatatgccaa contains these protein-coding regions:
- the LOC137970905 gene encoding adenosine receptor A3-like — protein: MANDEDENSANSTLIATAFRRTDGVIWCASFALLSLVIVIGNALTLVVFALNKKLRKKSFLLVINIAFADLVLGAVALPIYIYHVGSDYQLWRDNGNDFLEMLYRVVDTVCAQASIITAAFIAGERFFATGWPLKHRSMARRRAYYFSIVLVWIFSTVISAVVIHFSQISFKFSIYIWMSYACTITLIITGCYVGIWKNYKNGRKLLCRSHKERPTKTLSIVMLFVLLSWLPMITVNILSVYIPVNRNIILFVNLVNFSNSFANPVVYSIRIPEFRKAALILTSRKLNKPYVSRLATASTAVQLRVTLKHDIYSGAILQKKGKEEEAEETELQSSTREGSFKSNK